Part of the Muntiacus reevesi chromosome 8, mMunRee1.1, whole genome shotgun sequence genome is shown below.
CTGCTCACAGCACAATGTGCACCCCACACTTCTCAACCGAGCAAGCTGCCCCTCTGGCCAAGTTTGTCTTCCTCAAGGGTGATGCCCTGAAAGACTCAGAGAGAGGGAGGGTCTCCTCCTGGAGACCCCACGTGTGAGCAGCAGAGACTCGAGGACCTGAGGCAACACCCAAAGTAAAGCTCAGCAAGAGTTGGTTTTCCTTGTGGATACAAGAAGACATGGTACCAGGGAGCCTGAAACAGAAAGTCAGCAAGGCTGACTCTGGGGAAGACAGTGACATCTGGGCAGTGGTCATCACGGTGGCCCTGACCACAGCTGTGGGGTCAGATGACACTGAGCACCTCTTCTAGGCCAGGTGGTGATCTGAACTCTCTACACCTGCCAAGTCACTTGATTTCACATCCACTCAGCAAGGAAGTTTCTgtaaatagatgaggaagccCAGGCACAGAGAACTTAAGCAACCATCTCCAGGTCACACAGCCCAAAGTATCAGGACTGGGACTGGAAGCCAGCCATCTGGATATAGGATTGAGAGTCTTACCCAGGCATTCCCCCAGGCCAACTTCAGTGCTAGACACAGAGGGAAGCATGTGTCCAAGGAAATTTACCAAGACAGCTGTGCTGAAATTTTACAACAGAGGCgggaaagagaaaaatttaccccaaagaaaatcaactctgtgGTTCTCAGCACAAACACTGCTAGTTCCTCCAAACCACAGAGGTAAAGTATGCATGCTTGTTCAGGGGCTCAGTTgtgccagactctttgtgaccccatggaactgtagcccgccaggttccgctgtccatgggattctccaagcaagaatactggagggaggtGCCACTTCTTACTCCAACAGAGTgtagtgaaacttgctcagtcgtgtctgactttttgcaaccccatagattatacagtccatggaattctccaggccagaatactggagtgggtagcctttcctttctccaggggatcttcccaacccagggattgaacccatgtctcccgcattgcaggcagattctttaccagctgagccacaagggtagccCAACAGAGGTAAAGCATAAATCCCCAAATATGATGAGAGAAAATGTAGCAAACAGACCTTCTGTTTTGCTGACACCAGATGTGATCACTCAGTTGCtaacaaggaagaaagaagagctaGGATAAAACAGTAAAGACAGGACTGAACACGAACCACTCTGAGCTGAGTCCACCAAGGTACATGTGTTTGGACTGGAAGGGCCTCAGGAATTCAAGAGCATCGGATTTTTGGAGCCCACCATAAACatacattcagtcagttcagttcagtcgctcagtcacgtccgactgtgaccccatggaccacagcacactgtcctccctgtcctcccacacaggcctccctgtgtcctcccacacaggcctccctgtccatcaccaactcgtggagtttactcaaactcatgttaattgagtcggtgatgccatccaaccatctcatcctctctcacccccttttccacctgccttcaatctttcccagcatcagggacttttcaaatgagtcagttctttgcatcaagtggccaaaggattggagtttcagcttcagcatcagtccttccgatgaacattcaggactgattccctttaggatggactggttagatctccttgcagtccaagggactctcaagagtattctccaacatcacagttcaaaagcattaattcttcagcgctcagctttctttatagtccaactctcacatccatacacaactactagaaaaatcatagctttgactagacagacctttgttggcaaagtaatgtctctgctttttaatatgctgtctaggttggtcacaactttccttccaaggagtaagtgtcttttaatttgatggttgcagtcatgatctgcagtgattttggagccccacaaaaataaagtctgccactgtttccactttttctccatctatttgccatgaagtaagggGACAAGATGCCATagtctttcttttctgaatgttgagttttaagccaatttttactctcctctttcactttcatcaagtggctctttaattcttcttcactttctgctataaaggtggtgtcatctgcatatctgaggttattgatatatgtcacagcaatcttgattccagcttgttcttcttccagcccagtgcgTGTCTCATGCTGTaatctgaatataagttaaataagcatggtgacaatatacagccttgatgtactccttttcctatttggaaccagtctgttgttccacgtccaattctaactgctgcttcctgacctgcatacagatttctcaagaggcaggtcaggtagtctggtattcccatctctttcagaattttccacagtttattgtgatccacacagtcaaaggctttgggatagtcaataaagcagaaatagatgcttttctggaactctcttgctttgtcaatgatccagcggatgttggcaatttgatctctggtttctctgccttttctaaaaccagcttgaatatctggtagttcacagttcacgtactgttgaaacctggcttggagaattttgagcattactttgctaatgtgtgagacgagtgcaattctgcggtagtttgagcattctttggcattaccttttttgggattggaatgaaaactgacctttccagtcctgtggccactgttgaattttccaaattggcAGTTTTTAAATGAACCAAATGAAGGGCAGCTCCATCACCAGGCAGGAAAAAATGGCCAACAGTCTGGTCTGGAAATGAACTATTACCAGGAGGACCCCAGACCTCTTCCACCAAACAGTGAAAGACACAGACCTTCTGGGGGAACACTGGGGACTAATtctgattttccctactttcaaaTTATTACATCTTTCTCCTGCATAAGctggccagttctttaccactagtgccacctgagaggcCATTATATCTTTCTCAAGTAAAGAGGACGGCAGTGTATGTTCACATTAAAAAGAGTTTGGAAAACACTCTACGCATGTTTCCCTCTTGGAGAAACAGTTAAAGAGACAAGAGAAacgatgggacttccctggaggtccaagggttaagaatccaccttctagtGCAtagggtgtgggttcagtccctggtcagggagacaAGACCCCACATGGCCCTCAGccagaaaaaccaaaacataaaaaagaagcatCGTGGGAACAAATTCAATAAGACTAAAAATAGTCCAGgttaaaagaatcttaaaaacgaaaaccagaaagaaagaagacaaagggCCAAGTGAGGAAACATACAGGTCCACGTGGAGAATTGGGCAGGTGTAGgtgagaaggagaggaagaaaagtctAAACAGCCAGAGCAATGGGTTCAGTTGGTACACACAAAGTCTGATCCTACCCAGGCAAAGACCGTGGTGAGTTTATGACACTTCATTAATATCAGATGTATTGAAACGCTAAGCTtttggattgttgttgttgttcagtcactaagttaagTCCaattttgcgaccctatggactgcagcactccaggctcctctgtcctccactatctcccagagtttgctcaaattcatacctactgagtcgatgatgctatctaagcatctcaccctctgccgcctacttctccttttgccgtcaatctttcccaacgtTACAGTCctgtctaatgagtcagctctttgcctcaggtggccaaattattggagcttcttctttagcatcagtcattccagtgaatattcaggcttgatctccttgctgcccaagggactctcaagagtcttctccaacaccacagttcaaaatcatcaattctttggtgctcagtcttttttttggtccaactctcacatccatacatgaatactggaaaaaggatagctttgactagacagacctttgttggcaaagtaatgtctctgcttcttaatatgctgtctagtttggtcatagctttacttccaaggagcaagcatcttttaatttcatggctgcagtcaccatctgctgtgattttgaagtcccccccaaataaagtctgtcactgtttccattgtttccccatctattttccatgatatgatgggaccagatgccataatcctagttttttgaatgttgagtttcatgtcagctttttcactctcctctttcaccgtcatcaagaggctctttagtttctcttcactttctgctataagggtggtatcatctgcataactaaggttgttgatatttctcctagacatcttgattccagcttgtagttCATCCCACCTGGGATtttgatgatgtactctgcatataagctaaataagcagggtgacagtataccgcctttcccaatttggaaccagtttactATTATATATCCAGTTCTaatcattgcttcttgacccacatataggtttctcaggagataggtaagatggcctggtattcccatctctttaaaaattttgcatatttttggtttaataaaatgtaattaaataaaCTCTACctgtcttttttcacttttaaatgtgGCTATTATAATagttgggcttcccctgtggctcagcagtaaagaattcgcctgccagcagcaactgcaggagacacagatttgatccctgattcaggaagatcccctggagaagggcacagaaacccactcctgcactcttgcctggagaatctcatggacagaagagtcaggCAGGTAACAGTAcctaaggtcacaaagaatcagacaaggttgaagcaactcagcacacatgcatgcgtATTATAATAGGTACAGTTACATTTGAGTCCCCCAGTCAAGGCCCTTCACACTGCCCCGCAGGTGTTTGCCTACCCAACACTGTCACAACAGGGCCAGGGTATGTCCCTCCTCCCTGTATTTCCCAAGAGGGACAGCTGCCTTATTACTTGAATTCCTGAAGGCATCAGACTGTGTGCACCTACCAGTTCCAAATACCCCATCCCCGTTGGCTGCTGATCCCTGAGGTGGATAGTTTCAAGTGTCAGCTTGACCAGGCCACGGTGCCCAGTTGTCTGGGTAAACATGGCTGGATGTCATGATATGGTTGTTTCCTAGGTGAACAATTGGAATCTGGACTCTGAGTAAATCATTGGACTCTGAGTAAAACAGATTGCCCTACAAAATGTGGGTGGGCCACACCCAGACAGTTGAAGACCTTGAAACCGGACTGAGGTCCTCAAGGAGAAAGAGATTCCACCAGCAGGTCATCTGTAGCTGCAACACCAACTCTTCCCTGCAAACTCACCCTGCAGATTTGGTTTTTGCCAACCTTCAAACTGTGAGCTAGCTCCTCAAAATCAATCTCTGCATTTGTGCACATGTCTTATAGGTACTTTTCTGGAGAACCATGACTCACACAGgcttctaaaatcactgcatgtGGCTCTCAACATCAAGACCTCCACACACTGGGGGAAGCACTCACACTCATATCCAGGGCACTAGAGAATGGCTGACACCAGCCTGTCTGATGCTGTTTCTGGAGTAAGCTTTACGTCTTCAAGGCAAATGTTTATTAAACGGGGTCTCCTTTATCACTAGTGAGGCCCCATGTTCCCAGTGTACAAGCCCAGGGCGTGAATATGTGCCCCACTCCCCCCCATCACTCACTTCATGCACGGTCTACAGGTGATCAGGATACTCTGGACTGGAGGCTGCAGGAGAACTATGGCCTCAGGACACCCAGGCAGAGAGGAGCAGTGCGTGGGGGAGCCGAGCCTGATGATGTTACTGTTTTGAACCGAGCTCAAGGCCAGGTTTCTAACCCAGCCCAGCCCACTGTCCACAACAAAGGTCTTTCCCAGGGTTTGACCAGATATGCACTCCAGGCACAGAGATGGCATGACAGTGACTTTTATTTGTTAACAAGCAGACCCCTCACCTAGGTCAGGATAAAATCCATGACTAAGAAGGATGGAAAGCAGGATGCTGGCTGAATCTCAGGGCCTGGAGGGAACCAGGAGCCAGCCCATCCTGCTAACAGGAAATTCTGGGGCAGAAGGAGACCCCAGACTGGGCTCAAAGCTACAGAAGTTTCAGATTGGCCCTGGAAGGAGTTGGCAATGTGCCAGGTCAGCAACAGGGCTCCGGGGCCGAGGTTGGGATGCAGCAAGCAGGGCGGGAGCACGCGGGCCGGCAGAGTAGGGACACGCAGGAGGCCGGGCGGCAGCAGCTGGGCTGGCAGGAGGAGGCGGGCACGCAGCAGGCGGGGCGGCACACGGGGCGGCAGAGGAGGGACACGGAGGAGGAGGGTCTGCAACTGACCGAGGAGCAGGGGTTGGGCTGGCAGCACAAGGAGGCTGAGCAGGTGGAGGCCTCACAGCACACGGGCCTGCAGCAGACGGTCGTGCAACAGACAGGCGTGCAGCAGACGGGCCTGCAGCAGACGGCCTCACAGCACACGGGCCTGCAGCAGACGGGCCTGCAGCAGACAGGCCTGCAGCAGACAGGCTCACAGCAGACAGGCTCACAGCAGGCGGGCTCACAGCAGGCCTGCTGGCAGGGGGAGGAGGTGCAGCAGGAGGGTTGGCAGCTAGACGGCTGGCAGCATGAGATCAGGCAGGAGCTGCTGCAGGCGGGCTGGCAGCAGGGGCTGGACTTGCAGCTCACTGGGGCGCAGAGGAGGGTCAGGCGGGGGCCCGGGACACAGCAGCTGGGGGCACAGCAGGGGGGCTCACAGCAGCTCTCTGGACAGTTGTAGCTCAGGTCGCTGGAGCAGACAGACAGGGTGGAGGAGGCCATGGTGCAGGCGGTGGGGCTGCAGGATggtttgagtgtgtgtgagtgtatgagcTGTGTGTGTGATGTGCTTGGGGATGCAGGGCTTTTATACCTGGCCCCTGGCTTGTGTTGTTCCCACAGGAGACTCCCAGGTCCTCCCTTCCTTGTTGGGGTTGACAGCTGACTGCAGGAGCCCCTCATTAGTGCTGGCGTGGTTTCCACAGTTTTCACTCATTAAACCTGTGAGTATAAATATCCCATGTTGCAGGATGTTTTCCCACTTCTCCTTTGTTTGGCTCCAGAAAAGATATAGACAATGTCTGAGGTaagatcttaaaggaaatgaaccctgaatattcactggaaggattgaagctgaagctccaatcctttggccacctgattcaaagagctgactctttaggAAAGCACCTGATTTGGAAAGattaaagcaggaggagaagggacaacagaggatgagttggttagatggcAACtttgattcagtggacatgagtttgagcaggctctgggaaatggtgaaggacagggaatcctgttgttctctagtccatggggtcacgaaaagtcggacacgactgagcaactgaaaaaagGGACTATGCTGAGTGAGGTTTAGAGGTGAACATGTCTCTAAATTGGTGAATTTAGACGTTGCAGCTCTCCTCTGTTTGAGGTACAgcacttttaatattattttaacttttacgtattttaaaatttaggtgtAATGTGACATGTGCACGTCTGTATAATGCAAGTGGTCCAGGGGATGTGACCGTGGATCCAGGGGAGGGTCATGTTCAGCGGGGGATGCTGGGAGATCCTGGGACCCCCCCCTCCAGCAGCTGCTCTGTCAGCAGAAAGCATGGTGAGAGGGACATCCAGTCCCCTGCAACCCAGCCAGTGTGCCTGAGTGGAGCGTTAACGGAGCATGGTCATACGTGCAGTCTGTTAGGAGGTCTCTTCAGAGAGTAGTGCTCACAGGTACCTGAGTCAGGGCCACGTTCATCAACCTTTCACCCAAACCCAACTGCTCACAGCACAATGTGCACCCCACACTTCTCAACCGAGCAAGCTGCCCCTCTGGCCAAGTTTGTCTTCCTCAAGGGTGATGCCCTGAAAGACTCAGAGAGAGGGAGGGTCTCCTCCTGGAGACCCCACGTGTGAGCAGCAGAGACTCGAGGACCTGAGGCAACACCCAAAGTAAAGCTCAGCAAG
Proteins encoded:
- the LOC136173125 gene encoding keratin-associated protein 10-8-like, giving the protein MASSTLSVCSSDLSYNCPESCCEPPCCAPSCCVPGPRLTLLCAPVSCKSSPCCQPACSSSCLISCCQPSSCQPSCCTSSPCQQACCEPACCEPVCCEPVCCRPVCCRPVCCRPVCCEAVCCRPVCCTPVCCTTVCCRPVCCEASTCSASLCCQPNPCSSVSCRPSSSVSLLCRPVCRPACCVPASSCQPSCCRPASCVSLLCRPACSRPACCIPTSAPEPCC